One window of the Pseudomonas sihuiensis genome contains the following:
- a CDS encoding LysR family transcriptional regulator encodes MGVSRAALSQNLKALEQELGVRLINRTTRHMSLTEAGQQLFDTLRPSLGEIESAIRNLGDALGVPSGLIRINTSRLAAKALIEPHLTEFYARFPKVALELVMADGLSNIIADGCDAGIRLGQALAEHVVAVPISPPLSMAVVASPAYLERYGTPKTPADLAAHNCINYRFAGSGALHDWDFTEPGKNGRHFTQAVTGSLTVNDDGCMTRAALQGLGLMQIVDIAIQRPLAEGRLVRVLHDWTYHHAAFCLYVSSREQMPAKMRALIDFLVEKRGEALPW; translated from the coding sequence ATGGGGGTTTCACGGGCGGCGCTATCGCAAAACCTCAAGGCTTTGGAGCAGGAGCTAGGGGTGAGGTTGATAAACCGCACCACACGACACATGTCCCTGACCGAAGCGGGACAGCAATTGTTCGACACCCTGCGGCCCAGTCTTGGCGAGATCGAATCTGCCATTCGTAATCTTGGCGACGCACTAGGGGTACCCTCCGGCCTGATCCGGATCAACACATCACGCCTGGCCGCCAAGGCTCTGATCGAACCGCATCTGACAGAGTTTTACGCGCGCTTTCCGAAGGTGGCACTCGAGCTGGTCATGGCAGATGGTCTGTCGAATATCATCGCCGACGGTTGTGACGCAGGCATACGACTGGGGCAGGCGCTGGCTGAGCATGTGGTCGCCGTACCGATCAGCCCGCCTCTGTCTATGGCGGTTGTGGCATCCCCGGCCTATCTCGAACGGTATGGCACCCCGAAGACACCCGCGGATCTGGCCGCGCACAACTGCATCAACTATCGGTTCGCGGGTAGTGGTGCATTGCATGACTGGGACTTCACCGAACCCGGCAAGAACGGACGCCACTTCACCCAAGCGGTAACCGGAAGCCTGACCGTCAACGACGATGGCTGCATGACTCGGGCTGCCCTTCAGGGACTTGGGCTGATGCAGATCGTCGACATTGCCATCCAGCGACCACTGGCAGAGGGTCGCCTGGTGCGCGTCCTGCACGATTGGACCTATCACCATGCTGCCTTCTGCCTGTACGTATCCTCACGGGAACAAATGCCCGCCAAGATGCGTGCATTGATCGACTTTCTGGTAGAGAAACGAGGGGAGGCTCTACCCTGGTAG
- the recB gene encoding exodeoxyribonuclease V subunit beta: MSQQRPLALTFPLHGSRLIEASAGTGKTFTISALYLRLILGHGGDAAFREALLPPQILVVTFTDAATRELRDRIRACLVEAATVFRGDAQGDDLLRELRSDFAQTQWDECARRLELAAQWMDEAAVSTIHGWCQRMLREHAFDSGSLFSQTLETDHSELLAEVVRDYWRQNCYPLQGAALQWVASVWGTPAELGAKLRPLLSEESEASVQALGELLDLVLEERDRQLRVLKQPWPIWAEELELLLDGARDAKAFNGSKLKQPDYKRWFVKLKEWAFGDAASLDLGKGFERLTHDGLAEAWKGEPPDHPALAAMTLLKSQIDALPDPADAALRHAAAWVRQRFDWEKRQRAEMGFDDMLVRLDAALQGSNGSRLTEVIRRQFPVAMIDEFQDTDPLQYRIFDTLYEVEANRDDCGLFMIGDPKQAIYSFRGADIHTYLRARRATVGRHYNLEKNFRSSQSMVDAVNGVFLRAEQREGGEGAFLLRDDLPFIEVGAQGRREVWSVDDQAQPALTVWQLESDEPTAKGAYLDAMAAGAASEIVRLLDLGQRGQAGFSKEGALSALRPSDIAVLVRDFNEAQAIRGELSARGVRSVYLSDKDSVFAAQEARDLLLWLRACAEPDQDRPLRAALASATLGLELSELEQLNLDERTWERRVMQFRDYRQRWQRQGVLPMLRQLLQDFELPQRLMARDDGERVLTNLLHLAELLQQAAAELDGELALIRHLSELLAGEGQAADEQVLRLESDEALVRVVTIHKSKGLEYPLVFLPFICAFRPVDDKKPLQIHDGERRRLVLKADEDSLERAERERLGEDLRLLYVALTRARHACWLGVADLKIGNGKKSRLHESALGYLLGGGVSLGASGELANWLAPFAAGLESTVAPVPPASEQRYRMIEDERFEPQWRTPARRAAEHWWIASYSALRLDEEVPSQVCRHEDAAPDSPAMQNAIDDEDPMLALAPLPASAQGLHRFPRGPNPGTFLHGLLEMAAQEGFAAMAEDPPRLREALARRCQRRGLESWIEPLQDWLLALLTQPLPLAGADSLVLAQLAQYQPELEFWFEARGVDVRLLDQWVQQCELPGIARQPLRADTLNGMFKGFIDLVFEHQGRFYVADYKSNWLGSDDSAYTRDAMETAIASHRYDLQYVLYVLALHRQLRLRLPDYDYDQHVGGALYLFLRAPQQGAYLARPPRELIERLDALFMGEAEEGAA, encoded by the coding sequence ATGAGCCAGCAGCGCCCATTGGCCCTGACGTTTCCCCTGCACGGCAGCCGCTTGATCGAGGCCAGTGCTGGTACGGGCAAGACCTTCACCATTTCCGCGCTCTACCTGCGGCTGATTCTCGGGCATGGCGGCGACGCCGCGTTCCGCGAGGCGTTGCTACCGCCGCAGATTCTGGTGGTGACCTTCACCGATGCGGCCACGCGTGAACTGCGCGACCGGATTCGCGCATGCCTGGTCGAGGCGGCGACTGTGTTTCGTGGCGACGCGCAAGGTGATGATTTGCTGCGTGAGTTGCGCTCGGATTTCGCCCAGACGCAGTGGGACGAGTGCGCCCGCCGCCTGGAGCTGGCAGCGCAGTGGATGGACGAGGCCGCCGTGTCCACCATTCACGGCTGGTGCCAGCGTATGCTGCGTGAGCACGCCTTCGACAGCGGTAGCCTGTTCAGCCAGACCCTGGAGACCGACCACAGCGAACTGTTGGCCGAGGTGGTGCGCGACTATTGGAGGCAGAACTGCTATCCGTTGCAGGGTGCGGCGTTGCAATGGGTGGCAAGTGTCTGGGGTACACCTGCCGAGCTGGGGGCGAAGCTACGACCTTTACTCAGTGAAGAGAGCGAGGCTTCGGTGCAGGCTTTGGGTGAGTTGCTTGATCTCGTTCTGGAGGAGCGTGATCGGCAACTGCGCGTGCTGAAACAGCCTTGGCCGATCTGGGCTGAAGAGCTGGAACTCTTGCTCGATGGGGCGCGCGACGCTAAAGCTTTCAACGGCAGTAAGCTCAAGCAGCCGGACTACAAACGTTGGTTCGTCAAACTCAAAGAGTGGGCGTTTGGTGATGCAGCGAGCCTGGATCTCGGCAAGGGCTTCGAGCGTCTGACCCATGACGGCTTGGCCGAAGCCTGGAAAGGCGAGCCGCCAGATCATCCGGCATTGGCTGCCATGACTTTACTTAAGTCTCAGATTGATGCGCTGCCTGACCCCGCTGACGCGGCTTTGCGTCATGCGGCGGCTTGGGTTCGCCAGCGCTTCGACTGGGAGAAACGCCAGCGCGCGGAGATGGGCTTCGACGACATGCTGGTGCGCCTGGACGCTGCCCTGCAAGGCAGCAATGGCTCGCGCCTGACCGAGGTGATCCGCCGCCAGTTCCCGGTGGCGATGATCGATGAATTCCAGGACACCGACCCGCTGCAGTACCGCATCTTCGATACGCTCTACGAGGTCGAAGCCAATCGCGACGACTGCGGCCTGTTCATGATCGGTGACCCCAAGCAGGCCATCTATTCTTTCCGTGGCGCCGACATTCACACCTACCTGCGCGCGCGTCGTGCAACCGTCGGCCGCCACTACAACCTGGAAAAGAACTTCCGCTCCAGCCAGTCCATGGTCGATGCCGTCAATGGCGTTTTCCTAAGGGCTGAGCAGCGCGAGGGCGGTGAGGGTGCGTTTCTGCTGCGCGATGATCTGCCTTTTATCGAGGTGGGCGCGCAAGGTCGACGCGAAGTCTGGAGTGTCGACGACCAGGCGCAGCCAGCCCTGACGGTGTGGCAATTGGAAAGCGACGAGCCAACTGCCAAAGGCGCCTATCTGGACGCCATGGCGGCGGGTGCAGCCAGTGAGATCGTGCGTCTGCTGGATCTGGGCCAGCGCGGGCAGGCCGGCTTTAGCAAGGAGGGTGCGCTCAGTGCTCTGCGGCCCAGCGACATCGCGGTGCTGGTGCGCGACTTCAATGAGGCACAGGCCATTCGCGGCGAACTGTCGGCTCGTGGCGTGCGTAGCGTCTACCTCTCCGACAAGGACTCGGTGTTCGCCGCCCAGGAAGCACGCGACCTGCTGCTGTGGCTGCGTGCCTGCGCCGAGCCTGATCAGGATCGCCCGCTACGCGCGGCGCTGGCCAGCGCGACGCTGGGGCTGGAGTTGTCGGAGCTGGAGCAGCTCAACCTCGACGAGCGCACCTGGGAGCGCCGCGTCATGCAGTTCCGCGACTACCGCCAGCGCTGGCAGCGCCAGGGCGTGCTGCCGATGCTGCGTCAGTTGCTGCAGGACTTCGAGCTGCCACAGCGGCTGATGGCCCGTGATGATGGCGAGCGGGTGTTGACCAATCTGTTGCATCTGGCTGAACTGCTGCAGCAGGCCGCCGCCGAACTCGATGGCGAGCTGGCGCTGATTCGGCACTTGAGCGAGCTGCTGGCTGGCGAGGGGCAGGCTGCCGATGAGCAGGTGTTGCGCCTGGAGAGTGACGAAGCGCTGGTGCGCGTGGTGACCATCCACAAATCCAAGGGCCTGGAATACCCCCTGGTGTTCCTGCCATTCATCTGCGCCTTCCGCCCGGTGGATGACAAGAAGCCGCTGCAGATCCATGACGGCGAACGCCGCCGACTGGTGCTCAAGGCCGATGAAGACAGCCTGGAGCGCGCCGAGCGTGAGCGTCTGGGTGAAGACTTACGCCTGCTCTATGTGGCGTTGACCCGTGCCCGTCATGCCTGCTGGTTGGGCGTAGCAGACCTGAAGATCGGTAACGGCAAAAAGTCGCGTCTGCATGAGTCGGCCTTGGGCTACCTGCTAGGTGGTGGCGTATCGCTGGGCGCCAGTGGTGAACTCGCCAACTGGCTCGCACCCTTTGCCGCCGGACTGGAAAGCACCGTGGCGCCGGTGCCACCCGCCAGCGAGCAGCGCTATCGCATGATCGAAGATGAGCGGTTCGAGCCACAGTGGCGCACGCCAGCACGACGCGCCGCCGAACATTGGTGGATCGCCTCCTATAGCGCGCTGCGCCTAGACGAGGAGGTGCCTAGTCAGGTCTGCCGGCATGAGGATGCAGCCCCTGACAGTCCGGCGATGCAGAACGCCATCGACGACGAGGATCCCATGCTGGCTCTGGCGCCGCTGCCGGCATCGGCTCAGGGGCTGCATCGCTTCCCGCGAGGGCCGAACCCCGGCACCTTCCTCCATGGTCTGCTGGAAATGGCGGCGCAGGAGGGTTTTGCAGCCATGGCAGAGGATCCGCCGAGGCTACGCGAGGCGTTGGCCAGACGCTGTCAGCGTCGCGGCCTGGAAAGCTGGATCGAACCCTTGCAGGACTGGCTGCTGGCGCTGCTGACCCAACCGCTCCCGCTGGCGGGCGCGGATAGTCTGGTGTTGGCGCAACTGGCCCAATATCAGCCTGAACTGGAGTTCTGGTTCGAAGCGCGTGGGGTGGACGTCAGGCTGCTGGATCAGTGGGTGCAACAGTGCGAGTTGCCGGGTATCGCTAGGCAGCCGCTGCGGGCCGACACCCTCAATGGCATGTTCAAAGGCTTCATCGATCTGGTATTCGAACATCAGGGGCGTTTTTACGTGGCGGATTACAAATCCAACTGGCTCGGCAGCGACGACAGCGCCTATACCCGTGACGCGATGGAAACGGCCATCGCCAGCCACCGTTATGACCTGCAATACGTGCTCTACGTGCTCGCATTGCATCGGCAATTACGCCTGCGCCTGCCGGATTACGACTATGACCAGCATGTGGGGGGCGCGCTCTATCTGTTCCTGCGTGCGCCGCAGCAAGGCGCCTACCTGGCGCGACCGCCGCGCGAGCTGATCGAGCGTCTAGATGCGCTGTTCATGGGCGAAGCAGAGGAGGGCGCAGCATGA
- a CDS encoding ComEA family DNA-binding protein produces the protein MMKIYLSSVLFAVLTSLSLAASAVETSKTEPAKPASVQVAQAVTVNLNTADAETLQRELAGIGATKAQAIVAYREAHGNFASVDELLEVKGIGEATLDKNRDKLMVD, from the coding sequence ATGATGAAAATCTACCTTTCCTCCGTGCTATTCGCCGTTCTCACCTCCCTCTCCCTCGCTGCTTCGGCAGTAGAAACCTCGAAGACCGAACCAGCCAAGCCGGCCTCTGTGCAGGTTGCCCAGGCGGTCACCGTTAATCTGAATACCGCTGATGCCGAGACTCTCCAGCGCGAGTTGGCGGGTATCGGAGCAACCAAGGCGCAGGCAATCGTGGCTTATCGTGAGGCTCACGGTAACTTCGCTTCGGTTGACGAGTTGCTTGAGGTCAAAGGTATCGGTGAGGCGACTCTGGATAAGAATCGCGACAAACTCATGGTTGATTGA
- a CDS encoding SDR family NAD(P)-dependent oxidoreductase, protein MSEIPLTSISRRSMLMTAAAGVAAATLPSLAAAAKQTDTAGEQNGAARAAELQGKRALVTGASRGIGAGIALALADRGADVAITFLNSPERAAEVVRMIEAKGRRAVAIRADSADPAAVRRSIEETIGGLGGLDVLVNNVGISRDGTFAEMSLEDIDALLHVNTRAAVLASQAALPHLKRGARIITIGSCVAERVPFPGLTVYSMTKSAMLALTRGLARDLGPQGITVNLVQPGPIDTDQNPANGPWADINRQFTALGRYGTPADIAAAVTFLASPAASFMTGSVITVDAGFNA, encoded by the coding sequence ATGAGCGAGATCCCCCTGACCAGTATCAGTAGACGCAGCATGTTGATGACGGCAGCAGCAGGCGTTGCCGCCGCCACGCTCCCCAGCTTAGCTGCGGCTGCGAAACAAACCGATACTGCCGGAGAGCAGAATGGCGCTGCACGAGCAGCGGAGTTGCAGGGCAAGCGCGCCTTGGTGACGGGGGCCTCGCGCGGGATCGGTGCAGGTATTGCTCTCGCGCTGGCTGACAGAGGCGCCGATGTCGCGATCACCTTTTTGAACTCGCCGGAACGTGCCGCCGAAGTGGTTCGCATGATCGAAGCCAAAGGTCGGCGTGCCGTCGCCATTCGAGCCGACAGTGCGGACCCTGCTGCGGTACGGCGGTCGATCGAAGAGACGATCGGCGGTCTTGGTGGGCTGGATGTTCTTGTCAACAACGTGGGCATCTCCAGAGACGGCACATTTGCGGAGATGAGCCTCGAAGACATAGATGCGCTGCTACACGTAAACACGCGAGCCGCCGTGCTCGCTTCCCAGGCAGCCCTGCCTCATCTGAAGCGGGGCGCGCGCATCATCACTATTGGCTCCTGCGTTGCCGAACGCGTGCCTTTTCCCGGGTTGACCGTGTACTCGATGACGAAGTCCGCAATGCTGGCATTGACGCGAGGGCTTGCCCGCGATCTTGGCCCACAGGGGATCACTGTCAACCTGGTACAACCTGGGCCGATCGACACCGACCAGAATCCAGCGAATGGCCCCTGGGCGGACATCAATCGACAGTTCACCGCACTGGGACGCTATGGCACGCCAGCTGATATCGCCGCCGCCGTCACCTTCCTGGCGAGTCCGGCCGCCAGCTTCATGACCGGGTCTGTAATCACAGTGGATGCGGGCTTCAATGCGTAA
- a CDS encoding Gfo/Idh/MocA family protein produces the protein MANMPLRIGIIGADIRASWAGASHIPAIQAQPGLKLAAVATRKEESAKAAADAFGAERCYANPYDLICDDSIDIVTVAVKVPAHRDLVLAALKAGKAVYCEAPLGATLVETEEMAAATGLLHTAIGLQGRLNPSVRRAIEIIASGKLGTLLSANVKATTFGYGPTTFSNYDYFNKAASGASFLTITVAHVLDVVEAVLGPITEVDARTKLIWPTVSVVDTGETSHREIADHLDLIAETSQGASVSVQVLAGIENDPQFVMEVRGAKGTLMLRGHHLAGVQVGDLTLSASVPFALPDRPVATGNSPTAEFWAGAAINVGEVYASLARDLRTGTYHTPGFAHALHSSQLIAAVERAAVTGQRQLVPNALCLERAAAVR, from the coding sequence ATGGCAAACATGCCTCTGCGCATCGGCATCATCGGCGCTGATATTCGGGCCAGTTGGGCCGGCGCCTCCCACATTCCCGCCATCCAGGCGCAACCAGGACTGAAACTTGCGGCTGTCGCTACCCGCAAGGAAGAAAGTGCCAAGGCGGCCGCCGATGCCTTCGGTGCCGAACGCTGCTACGCGAACCCGTACGATCTCATCTGCGACGACAGCATCGATATTGTCACCGTTGCGGTGAAAGTGCCGGCGCATAGGGACCTGGTTCTGGCAGCTCTGAAGGCTGGCAAAGCCGTGTATTGCGAAGCCCCGCTGGGCGCGACGCTGGTGGAGACTGAAGAAATGGCCGCTGCCACGGGGTTGCTGCATACCGCAATCGGACTGCAGGGGCGGTTGAACCCTTCTGTAAGGCGCGCCATCGAGATTATCGCGTCGGGCAAGCTCGGAACATTGCTCTCGGCGAACGTGAAAGCCACCACATTCGGCTACGGCCCGACCACGTTTAGCAACTACGACTATTTCAACAAGGCCGCATCCGGGGCGAGCTTTCTGACAATCACGGTCGCGCATGTGCTCGACGTGGTCGAGGCTGTACTAGGCCCCATCACTGAGGTCGATGCGCGGACAAAACTCATCTGGCCGACCGTCAGTGTGGTCGATACCGGCGAAACATCTCACCGTGAAATTGCCGATCACCTGGACCTGATCGCCGAAACGAGCCAGGGCGCTTCTGTGTCCGTGCAGGTCCTCGCAGGCATTGAAAACGACCCGCAGTTCGTGATGGAGGTCCGCGGAGCGAAAGGCACGCTCATGCTGCGCGGCCATCACCTGGCAGGCGTCCAGGTTGGGGACCTGACTCTTTCGGCAAGTGTGCCGTTTGCATTGCCCGACCGCCCCGTCGCAACGGGGAACAGCCCGACGGCCGAGTTTTGGGCCGGCGCAGCAATCAATGTGGGCGAGGTTTACGCAAGTCTTGCACGCGACCTCAGGACGGGCACGTACCACACCCCAGGTTTCGCCCACGCATTGCACAGCAGTCAACTGATCGCAGCGGTCGAGCGTGCCGCCGTGACAGGGCAAAGACAGCTGGTCCCGAACGCCCTGTGCTTGGAGCGTGCGGCAGCAGTTCGATAA
- the recC gene encoding exodeoxyribonuclease V subunit gamma — protein sequence MPASPELSPGLIVIHGNHLEELRALAVQWMRRYPLRPLENEVLLVQSNGIAQWLKLALAERDGCGIAAALDVDLPARFLWQAYRNVLGKDAIPQQSPLDKAPLTWRLMRLLPGLLAEEAFAPLRRFLADDQDLRKRHQLAERLADLFDQYQVYRADWLADWAAGHDRLRTSRGGERVLEGDSRWQPALWRALLADVGEQHLAESRAGVHPRFVARMGELDAAPPGLPRRITVFGISSLPAQVLEALAAMARFSQVMLYVHNPCQHHWGDIVEDKDLLRHEYRRQQRKGKPGAQIGLFEQEDMHQHGQPLLAAWGKQGRDYINLLDQYDEPQRYREQFDRIDLFSPASEDSLLGQLQNDILDLRPLAETRSTWPPVDPARDHSLRFHIAHSAQREVEVLHDQLLASFSEDATLRPRDVIVMVPDVNAYAPHIQAVFGQFASDDPRFIPFTLADQGLRGKEPMIIALEHLLRLPDSRFSVSEILDLLDVAALRQRFAIAEDQLPTLRRWLEGAGVRWGLDATQRQSLGLGENLEQNTWRFGLRRMLLGYAVGSADAFAGIEPYDEIGGLDAALIGPVTRLLETLDRHLQQMREPATPVQWGERLRSVLDDFFLPQNDREDVLTTQLLDALDAWLELCEAATLDEALTLPVVREAWLGGLDQGRLSQRFLAGAVNFCTLMPMRAIPFRQVCLLGMNDGDYPRSQIPLDFDLMAGDYRPGDRSRREDDRYLLLEALLAARDRLYISWVGRSIRDNSERPPSVLVGQLRDHLGSTWTLADGGDVLHGLTTEHPLQPFSRRYFDGEAQLFSYAHEWAALHGQALAGESAAPLLAWEEGQQLTPELLQSFLRDPVKCFFTRRLKVFLDEQEQAQLDSEPFALDGLQRYQLQETLLKAAVAGDGHRDDALRAAADRLQRSGVLPLAGFGEQYRNALLEPLPAQLRCYQGLCLCWPTPVESPQRLRFSAAGVELDGWLAGLRQKADGGLARLELLPGALLKDKSWKWHRLLRPYALHVIASACGVPLTTLLVGEDRSLAFEPLPAEHAARVLNTWLQAWSAGMQAPLPVALKTSLAWLQDNNEDKARSVYEGGYNLTGEVQGSASLARQFPNYAALTADGQFPVWSEQLYQPLLDSHPQALEEDAA from the coding sequence ATGCCCGCCAGCCCGGAGCTGTCCCCCGGCCTTATCGTTATTCACGGCAACCACCTCGAAGAGTTGCGTGCGCTGGCCGTGCAGTGGATGCGCCGCTACCCGCTGCGACCACTGGAGAACGAGGTGCTGCTGGTGCAGAGCAACGGCATCGCCCAGTGGCTCAAGCTGGCGTTGGCCGAGCGTGACGGCTGTGGCATCGCTGCGGCGCTGGACGTTGACCTGCCGGCACGATTTCTCTGGCAGGCGTACCGCAATGTGCTGGGCAAGGATGCGATTCCGCAGCAGTCGCCGCTGGACAAGGCACCGCTGACCTGGCGTCTGATGCGGCTGTTGCCGGGCCTGCTGGCCGAGGAGGCGTTCGCTCCGCTGCGCCGCTTCCTTGCTGATGATCAGGACCTGCGCAAGCGCCACCAACTGGCCGAGCGCCTGGCCGATCTGTTCGATCAATACCAGGTCTATCGCGCCGACTGGCTGGCGGATTGGGCGGCAGGACATGATCGTCTGCGTACCTCGCGCGGTGGTGAACGGGTGCTGGAGGGCGATTCCCGTTGGCAACCCGCACTGTGGCGTGCCTTGCTGGCGGACGTTGGCGAACAGCACCTGGCTGAAAGTCGCGCCGGCGTGCATCCGCGTTTCGTCGCGCGCATGGGCGAGCTGGATGCAGCGCCCCCTGGGCTGCCTCGGCGCATCACCGTTTTCGGTATTTCCTCATTGCCGGCCCAGGTGCTGGAAGCGCTGGCGGCCATGGCGCGTTTCAGTCAGGTCATGCTCTACGTGCACAACCCTTGTCAGCACCACTGGGGCGATATCGTCGAAGACAAGGATCTGCTGCGCCACGAATACCGCCGTCAGCAGCGCAAAGGCAAACCAGGCGCCCAGATCGGTCTGTTCGAGCAGGAAGACATGCACCAGCACGGGCAGCCGTTGCTCGCAGCCTGGGGCAAGCAGGGGCGTGACTACATCAATCTGCTGGATCAGTACGACGAACCGCAGCGCTATCGCGAGCAGTTCGACCGCATCGACCTGTTCAGCCCGGCCAGCGAGGACAGCCTGCTCGGCCAGTTGCAGAACGATATCCTCGACCTGCGTCCGCTGGCGGAAACGCGCAGCACCTGGCCGCCGGTCGACCCCGCGCGTGATCATTCGCTGCGCTTTCATATCGCCCACAGCGCTCAGCGCGAGGTGGAGGTGTTGCACGATCAACTGCTGGCCAGTTTCAGCGAGGATGCCACGCTGCGGCCGCGCGATGTGATCGTCATGGTGCCGGACGTCAATGCCTACGCACCGCATATTCAGGCCGTATTCGGCCAGTTCGCCAGCGACGACCCGCGGTTCATTCCCTTTACCCTGGCCGACCAGGGGCTGCGCGGTAAGGAGCCAATGATCATCGCGCTGGAGCATTTGCTGCGTCTGCCGGACAGCCGCTTCAGCGTCAGCGAGATTCTCGATCTGCTGGATGTCGCCGCGTTGCGTCAACGCTTCGCCATTGCCGAGGATCAGCTGCCCACGTTGCGTCGCTGGCTGGAGGGTGCCGGTGTGCGCTGGGGGTTGGACGCGACTCAGCGGCAGTCGCTGGGCCTGGGTGAGAACCTGGAGCAGAACACCTGGCGCTTCGGCTTGCGGCGCATGCTGCTGGGCTACGCAGTGGGCTCGGCCGACGCCTTTGCCGGTATCGAACCTTACGACGAGATCGGCGGGCTCGATGCTGCGTTGATCGGCCCGGTAACGCGCCTGCTGGAAACCCTCGACCGCCACCTGCAACAAATGCGTGAGCCGGCCACACCGGTGCAGTGGGGCGAACGCTTGCGCAGCGTGCTCGACGATTTCTTCCTGCCACAAAACGACCGCGAAGACGTGCTCACGACTCAGTTGCTCGATGCGCTGGATGCCTGGCTGGAGCTGTGCGAGGCTGCGACGCTGGACGAAGCGCTGACCCTGCCGGTGGTGCGTGAAGCCTGGCTGGGCGGGCTCGATCAGGGGCGCTTGAGCCAGCGTTTTCTCGCCGGCGCGGTGAATTTCTGCACGCTGATGCCGATGCGCGCGATTCCGTTCCGCCAGGTCTGCCTGCTGGGCATGAACGATGGCGACTACCCGCGCAGCCAGATACCGCTGGATTTCGACCTGATGGCTGGTGATTACCGCCCCGGTGACCGCTCGCGCCGCGAAGATGATCGCTACCTGCTGCTTGAAGCACTGCTGGCAGCGCGTGATCGTCTCTACATCAGTTGGGTAGGGCGCAGCATTCGTGATAACAGCGAGCGTCCGCCGTCCGTGTTGGTCGGCCAGTTGCGCGACCATCTTGGCAGTACCTGGACGCTGGCCGATGGCGGCGACGTTCTGCATGGCCTGACCACCGAGCATCCCTTGCAGCCTTTCAGCCGCCGTTACTTCGATGGCGAGGCGCAACTGTTCAGTTATGCCCACGAGTGGGCCGCCCTCCATGGCCAGGCCTTGGCGGGTGAGAGTGCTGCGCCGTTATTGGCCTGGGAAGAGGGGCAACAGCTCACGCCCGAACTGTTGCAGTCGTTTCTGCGTGACCCGGTGAAGTGTTTTTTCACTCGCCGCCTCAAGGTGTTTCTCGATGAACAAGAGCAGGCGCAGCTCGACAGTGAGCCGTTCGCCCTCGACGGCCTGCAGCGTTACCAGTTGCAGGAAACATTGCTCAAGGCGGCGGTAGCAGGCGACGGGCATCGCGACGATGCGCTGAGGGCGGCAGCTGATCGCCTGCAGCGCAGTGGTGTTCTGCCGTTGGCTGGTTTCGGCGAGCAGTATCGCAACGCTTTGTTGGAGCCGCTGCCGGCGCAGTTGCGGTGTTATCAGGGGCTCTGCCTGTGCTGGCCGACCCCGGTCGAGTCGCCACAGCGTCTGCGCTTCAGTGCAGCCGGTGTTGAACTCGATGGCTGGCTCGCCGGGCTGAGGCAGAAGGCCGATGGCGGCCTGGCGCGCTTGGAGCTGCTGCCGGGCGCATTGCTCAAGGACAAGAGCTGGAAATGGCATCGCCTTCTGCGCCCCTATGCGCTGCATGTCATCGCGTCGGCCTGTGGTGTACCGCTGACCACCTTGCTGGTCGGTGAGGATCGCAGCCTGGCGTTCGAGCCCCTACCTGCTGAGCACGCAGCCCGCGTACTGAACACTTGGCTGCAAGCCTGGAGTGCCGGTATGCAAGCACCCCTGCCGGTCGCCCTGAAAACCTCGTTGGCCTGGTTGCAGGACAATAACGAGGACAAGGCCCGTAGTGTCTACGAGGGCGGCTACAACCTCACAGGTGAAGTTCAGGGCAGCGCCAGTCTGGCCAGGCAGTTCCCGAATTACGCCGCGCTTACCGCCGATGGTCAGTTTCCGGTATGGAGCGAGCAGCTCTACCAGCCTCTGCTCGACAGTCATCCCCAGGCGCTCGAGGAGGACGCAGCATGA